A single Cygnus atratus isolate AKBS03 ecotype Queensland, Australia chromosome 11, CAtr_DNAZoo_HiC_assembly, whole genome shotgun sequence DNA region contains:
- the PTPN9 gene encoding tyrosine-protein phosphatase non-receptor type 9, with protein sequence MAAELSAEEEQATKQFLEEINKWTGQYNVSPLSWNVAVKFLMARKFDVLRAIELFHSYRETRLKEGIVKLKPHEEPLRSELLSGKFTILSVRDPSGASIALFTAKLHHPSRSVQHVVLQALFYLLDRAVESFETQRNGLVFIYDMAGSQYTNFELDLSKKILNLLKGAFPARLKKVFIVGAPMWFRVPYSIISLLLKEKLRERVQMVKMSELKEHLPRECLPETLGGCLKLDPLSWNCRFLPQQNGHPDPLDELILVPLVAPKDNGSVHVPGPRSVTLPELLEHVGRKQKRGIYEEYEEIRRRSPVGTFSCSLAPYNQEKNRYGDVPCLDQTRVKLAKPYSRPELTDYINASFMDGYKQRNTYIGTQGPLENTYGDFWRMVWEQNVLVIVMTTRLEEGGRRKCGQYWPLEKDSHMSFGALTVTNLGVENLGHYKKTILEIHSSEGKERRLLSHFQYLSWPDYGVPSSAATLINFLGAVKQQQRVAVSALGPRFKGHPGGPPLVVHCSAGIGRTGTFCALDICLSQLQDVGTLDIQQTVLRMRTQRAFSIQTPEQYYFCYTAVLEHARRQGLLPDKGSPGR encoded by the exons ATGGCCGCGGAGCTGAGCGCCGAGGAGGAGCAG GCCACCAAGCAGTTCCTGGAGGAGATCAACAAGTGGACGGGCCAGTACAATGTGTCCCCGCTCTCCTGGAACGTGGCCGTCAAGTTCCTCATGGCCCGCAAGTTCGACGTCCTGCGGGCCATCGAGCTCTTCCACTCCTACCGG GAGACGCGGCTGAAGGAGGGCATCGTGAAGCTGAAGCCCCACGAGGAGCCGCTACGCTCGGAGCTGCTCAGCGGCAAGTTCACCATCCTG AGCGTGCGGGACCCCTCGGGGGCTTCCATCGCCCTCTTCACCGCCAAGCTGCACCACCCCAGCAGGAGCGTGCAGCACGTGGTGCTCCAGGCACTCTTCTACCTGCTGGACAGAGCGGTAGAGAG TTTCGAGACGCAGAGGAACGGGCTGGTGTTCATCTATGACATGGCCGGCTCGCAGTACACCAACTTCGAGCTGGACCTCAGCAAGAAGATCCTCAACCTGCTCAAG GGAGCCTTCCCGGCGCGGCTGAAGAAGGTTTTCATCGTGGGAGCGCCCATGTGGTTCCGCGTGCCCTACTCCATCATCAGCCTGCTGCTCAAGGAGAAGCTGCGCGAGAGG GTGCAGATGGTGAAGATGTCGGAGCTGAAGGAGCACCTGCCCCGCGAATGCCTGCCCGAGACCCTGGGCGGCTGCCTCAAGCTGGACCCCCTGAGCTGGAACTGCCGGTTCCTGCCGCAGCAGAACGGCCACCCCGACCCCCTGGACGAGCTCATCCTGGTGCCGCTGGTGGCCCCCAAGGACAACGGCTCCGTGCACGTCCCCGGCCCCAGGTCGGTCACCCTGCCCGAGCTGCTGGAGCACGTCGGCCGCAAGCAGAAGCGCGGCATCTACGAGGAGTACGAGGAGATCCGGCGCAGGAGCCCCGTCGGGAccttctcctgctcctt ggcACCCTACAACCAGGAGAAGAACCGCTACGGGGACGTGCCCTGCCTGGACCAGACCCGCGTCAAGCTGGCCAAGCCCTACAGCCGCCCGGAG CTGACCGACTACATCAACGCCAGCTTCATGGACGGCTACAAGCAGCGCAACACCTACATCGGGACGCAGG GGCCCCTGGAGAACACCTACGGGGACTTCTGGCGTATGGTGTGGGAGCAGAACGTCCTGGTCATTGTGATGACGACCCG gctggAGGAGGGCGGCAGGAGGAAGTGCGGCCAGTACTGGCCCCTGGAGAAGGACTCCCACATGTCCTTCGGGGCCCTGACCGTCACCAACCTGGGCGTGGAGAACCTCGGCCACTACAAGAAAACCATCCTGGAGATCCACAGCTCTGAG GGCAAGGAGCGGCGGCTGCTCTCCCACTTCCAGTACCTGAGCTGGCCGGATTACGGCGTCCCCTCCTCGGCCGCCACCCTCATCAACTTTTTGGGGGcggtgaagcagcagcagagggtgGCCGTGAGCGCCTTGGGGCCGCGCTTCAAGGGGCACCCCGGGGGCCCCCCGCTCGTGGTGCACTGCAGCGCCGGCATCGGCCGGACAG GTACCTTCTGCGCGCTGGACATctgcctgtcccagctgcaggacgTGGGCACGCTGGACATCCAGCAGACGGTGCTGCGCATGCGGACGCAGCGAGCCTTCAGCATCCAGACGCCCGAGCAGTATTACTTCTGCTACACCGCCGTCCTGGAGCACGCCCGGcgccaggggctgctgcccgACAAGGGCTCGCCGGGACGCTGA